The Haliotis asinina isolate JCU_RB_2024 chromosome 3, JCU_Hal_asi_v2, whole genome shotgun sequence genome segment GCAAACTGCTTGACTGTGAAGTCTCACTACAGACATGTGTGGGCCTGTTTGGCAGACTAAAGAATTTAGAAACACCTGCTGAACCACTATTCTTTCTGTTTCCTGCCGAGATGTTAAAGCCAGTACTGCTCTCACTGCTCCTAGGTGGGTCGTAGCTTGTCTCCTGCAGACCACGCATCCCACATCCTTCTCTACCTGCCCTTGCAGACAAGCCTATATGATCAGAGGCAGACCTTGGCATTGGGGATGCAGCTTGAGCATTTTGTTCAGGATTACAACCAAAAGATTGCAAATTGCTCATATTTCGCAGCCATTTCATATAGTCATTTGTTGATGAAACATCAGGACTGGATATATGACTTTCCTGACTTCTACCCTTAGttgaaacattaaacttttgagCAAATTTTTGCAGCATACTGAGTGAGTCATTCTCATTCTCAGACGAAGTCTTCAGATGACTCAGCTCTAATTCATGTTTCAATTTCTCCTCCTTTTCAGTTCTTTCCAATTCTGCCATCTTGTGCTCCATTGCTAGCTTTGCATCATTCTCACGTTTTTGTCGAGCTAGACTTTCCTCTCGTTCTTTTACTTTTTCCTCATATTTCCGTATTCTATATTTTGTAACCCACTCTTTTCTTTCTCTTGTTAACTGTTTCTCATGTTTTTTCCGAATGTACAACTTCTCCTCTAAAAGTTTTTGCACTGATTCTCTGAAAAACTTGTCATTTGTCCAATATTGAATTCCCTTTAACGAATTAAGACTTGGAGGGATTCGGAAACTAGCTTTTCGCTTTGGTTCTGTAAACACTGGCACAACACACCACTTTTTTTCAGGATTATGAATTGCTTCCATTAAACAAGTCTCACTAGAATATTCTGACCAAGAATCAACACAAAACAATTTTGTTATATAGAGGAAAACATAAGTGCATCTGTCAATGCCAAACTCTAATGCCTTGAACTTGGATCCAATTGAAATggcaatgtcatcatttaaaacAATCTTAGGAATGTCAGAGCCAAGTAGCCTTATTTCACTGAAATGATCAACAAACTCCATAACGTTTTCCCTATCATCTTCGCAGTACAACACCATGGcatcttgaaaatcaaccctCATTTCAGGGGGCATTTCATGCAGGAGTTCTTGAATGTCCTCTTCTGTAACATCCTGGGCACCACCTGAAGACCAACTGGTggagggggaggaggaggagctaGGAATAGGTGGCACggatgaggaggaggaagaggagtcCTCCTGCTTTCCTTTCTGTCCCACAGTCCTGTGGATTTGGTGGACTAGATGTTCATGGATGACATTGACTGTGTCCATGGTTGATCCTGGATGGTCTACAGAGCTCCCTCCCGAACGCCGGAGGTTCATCGATGGTACAGCATCTGAGACAACTTCTTGCATATGGCTTGTTTCGCTATATCCACTGTCAACCGAACctggaaaaacaatgaaaacatatacagtcaagtcttgttaatccgACCTCCGCTTATCTGACTATAAGCTTTATCAGACACTTTTGTctgtaacaaattgaataaacgtAATTTAGTGTCATTAATCTGACAGTCTGACTTCAACAGCCCCAATTAACAACCAGCTGTCGTAATTACTTAGTTATCAGTCCCGTTAATCCAAAATTCAGATTAGCAATATGTGTGATCAGTTACCCATGAATACACTGCCATGTGCCCCTCAAGATGTTATGACACGTGAGGAGTAATGAACACAAATTCTGCCATGTGATGACCATCATGTAACTGCCATAAAACAGGAACTCAAGCCTCTTGCCGTGGGAGAGgctgtgttgttgttttattatttaGACCCATTGATGAAGGGTTTAAATGCATTGATGAAGGTTTTGTGAATGC includes the following:
- the LOC137278603 gene encoding uncharacterized protein isoform X2; this encodes MMSMLPSIVTTDSEPTDCPQLFAAGSRSHSSSMSGTSQQQSGRGAREKIAPDIRSVDSGYSETSHMQEVVSDAVPSMNLRRSGGSSVDHPGSTMDTVNVIHEHLVHQIHRTVGQKGKQEDSSSSSSSVPPIPSSSSSPSTSWSSGGAQDVTEEDIQELLHEMPPEMRVDFQDAMVLYCEDDRENVMEFVDHFSEIRLLGSDIPKIVLNDDIAISIGSKFKALEFGIDRCTYVFLYITKLFCVDSWSEYSSETCLMEAIHNPEKKWCVVPVFTEPKRKASFRIPPSLNSLKGIQYWTNDKFFRESVQKLLEEKLYIRKKHEKQLTRERKEWVTKYRIRKYEEKVKEREESLARQKRENDAKLAMEHKMAELERTEKEEKLKHELELSHLKTSSENENDSLSMLQKFAQKFNVSTKGRSQESHISSPDVSSTNDYMKWLRNMSNLQSFGCNPEQNAQAASPMPRSASDHIGLSARAGREGCGMRGLQETSYDPPRSSESSTGFNISAGNRKNSGSAGVSKFFSLPNRPTHVCSETSQSSSLPPEPSVGDLEEDFKSVGSGSHSQRSLDQYLVQGTLTLSQHQQSRRATSGSSRPGLVTETAPQSLEHDCFSTDSGQVDPSVLKTAKPAKEIHYHYHYYSETKNQSQVRKKDQTPLNIVGATVVQIGNDNTVKMLGGQVVEGTEEVPMDSEEEEEDPTTVRKEQERVRGQSSVSGSQPPSTIYQDNNPSVAPQHTTPLPQASRTPESPRFSHTTAAAATTPSQHVAPRNPNVQAKAHYGAAVSANVSRSGQHLPQNSSAAGSPSVTLLGSENSGFGDMPSVQRHTSTSLSSLQPHPSTRLRPVGVAALMPRGVGGKGVNGSGDSTHNNISTVNEPAVSAPQNVETPPPEHFEMAVECVESSPEENEDPITEQTLAKQRALESEVD
- the LOC137278603 gene encoding uncharacterized protein isoform X1, translated to MSLPVAHLSSSFLQNQVLRGTFEKGLSSMMSMLPSIVTTDSEPTDCPQLFAAGSRSHSSSMSGTSQQQSGRGAREKIAPDIRSVDSGYSETSHMQEVVSDAVPSMNLRRSGGSSVDHPGSTMDTVNVIHEHLVHQIHRTVGQKGKQEDSSSSSSSVPPIPSSSSSPSTSWSSGGAQDVTEEDIQELLHEMPPEMRVDFQDAMVLYCEDDRENVMEFVDHFSEIRLLGSDIPKIVLNDDIAISIGSKFKALEFGIDRCTYVFLYITKLFCVDSWSEYSSETCLMEAIHNPEKKWCVVPVFTEPKRKASFRIPPSLNSLKGIQYWTNDKFFRESVQKLLEEKLYIRKKHEKQLTRERKEWVTKYRIRKYEEKVKEREESLARQKRENDAKLAMEHKMAELERTEKEEKLKHELELSHLKTSSENENDSLSMLQKFAQKFNVSTKGRSQESHISSPDVSSTNDYMKWLRNMSNLQSFGCNPEQNAQAASPMPRSASDHIGLSARAGREGCGMRGLQETSYDPPRSSESSTGFNISAGNRKNSGSAGVSKFFSLPNRPTHVCSETSQSSSLPPEPSVGDLEEDFKSVGSGSHSQRSLDQYLVQGTLTLSQHQQSRRATSGSSRPGLVTETAPQSLEHDCFSTDSGQVDPSVLKTAKPAKEIHYHYHYYSETKNQSQVRKKDQTPLNIVGATVVQIGNDNTVKMLGGQVVEGTEEVPMDSEEEEEDPTTVRKEQERVRGQSSVSGSQPPSTIYQDNNPSVAPQHTTPLPQASRTPESPRFSHTTAAAATTPSQHVAPRNPNVQAKAHYGAAVSANVSRSGQHLPQNSSAAGSPSVTLLGSENSGFGDMPSVQRHTSTSLSSLQPHPSTRLRPVGVAALMPRGVGGKGVNGSGDSTHNNISTVNEPAVSAPQNVETPPPEHFEMAVECVESSPEENEDPITEQTLAKQRALESEVD